The nucleotide sequence ggcttttttaggattagtttagtatttttttgtgactgtactaaaagaaattgcatttgaagacctaagagtgattctgaatgcaatatttcacaaatgcatggagttgtccaaaaactttttgcCACCACTGTAGCTGTTTAGATGTTATTGTTTAAGACTGATACTCCTGTTTCTTCTTCCGTTTGCTAATAATAGTCAGACATTACTACAACCACCCATCTAAAGAGACAATATATTTAGTTCAATAACTTTCAACAAAAAGAGTAGCTTTGTGAAAcctgtaatttttttcagatgGTGTAGCAGAGACCAAAGTTGTTTTCTGGCAGTGCAGTGAAATGTTTGGAGTATTTGACTTTCATATTGAACtttttttgaaagcattttGGCTGAGGAATTTCTGACGAGTCATGAGGCATACGAACAAGAAGccaggaaacacacagaggaaaatGCTGGGAAGTATCTGGATGACATGGAGAAGGTATGAATAAGTTAGCAGATTTTCAAAAGTTAAacttttgtgggttttttcttcaagtttttcattactctttttttattttatttatttttttgttctaaaGAAACTGGTGGAACCTGTGCCACAGTTTATACCCCAACATCTGCTCTGTCCTCTCACCAAAAAGATACTTGTTGATCCTGTGAAAACTGTGTATGGTACTGTGTATGAACGTAAATCCATTGAGGAACACCTCAAAAGGTGAGTTCATTTAATTCTGCTGAAAGTAGTTAAAAATTACTTGTGGCTGTGGTTGCTTACCTAACTCATAACCAGTAACTACCtgcttatttaatgtttttaggcCTTTTCTTAGCTGAAAACACAGGCAGGGTGGGCTGTGGTTCCAAATGCCAACAAGGATTCTGAAACCAGTCTGTCTCTTCCAGACACCAGTATGATCCGATGGCAGGTCCAGGACATGAGCTTCAAATGAGTGACCTAACTGCAGACCGGGATATGAAGAAAATGGTGATGGATTATCGATCTCGCCAAATTCAGTGAATCTGTGGGAAAACAACTTGGAAGTTGAGGAGTTGCTAAGACGCAAGGAAATCTGACTGACTTGTATTTTCACTCAGTGTGCTAGCAGTTTAttggttctctctctctcacacacacacacacacacacacacacacactgaaacttcAAAAATCCTCAGTTCATTTGTTCTAATTAATCTCTGAAAATCTGTTCAATAATTGTTTGCCAAGTCTGTTTGCTCATTTGTCACAGCAAAACATGTTCATAGTTTGTAATCGTCATTCTTACTTTATACTTTAATAATCTCATCATcctcattattttcttttttagattaATGAATACAGGTTCAGGTTTACTGCATGTGTCTTGGTTGTGGTTATATATTATACAGACATATGTAAAAGTGAGAGTGTGAAAGTTACTTTTAAGGatgtgataataataataaaatatagcGATTTCTTGAATTCTTTGCCTGTGACTAAACAACCGGAACAACCAATCATCGCCGCATATTCTGCTACGTCACGCGTAGCGGACAGGGAGTGATTCGCTATTACTGTCAAATTAAAAGTCCTTACTTTTGAAAAAACATGAAGTGTACCTGTTATCGACCTGTGGgtcattttacaaaattaatTATTGTTTGTTATATAGATAAATCGCTTGGTTTCAACTAAACACGCCTTCTCCCCGATTGAACCTTAAGGCACTTGCACGTAtcagcctttattttgaaggcggtAGCTGTAGCTATTTGTGCAGTAAAACTTTGAGCTTGACTCTCTTTGTGTCGACTGCAAATTAAGTGGAAGGAGGACGAGCTACAGAGCAGGTGAGTTATTCTGCCCGAGTCGATAAAGTTCTAGGTGTTTTGCTGTTGGTGTTCGCTGTAAAGTTACAATGAAAACTACGCTTGTACCTCGACAAGTGTTACTTAAGACCTCTGAACGTTACTAGTAACATTAGCTAGCTGTGCTTCAAAATCACTGTCACATTAGGATCTACAATTCTTTTCATGGCTTACAATGAAGTAAGCTAAGATTAACTATAGGCTTGGTAACAACATCCGCTGAGAGTGTAAACATGCACTACGATAATGTTAAAATATctgcatttaaagctgtttttgcaCTTACTCGTAGTTGCATGTCCACTGAAGACGAGCAATCTGTAGATGCAGCCTGCCTTTCCTGCTGAACCTGTTTGCGCCCTCACGTTGTGGTAAATCAGTTCACAAGTGTTCTAAAACCTGGAATCTCAACGTACAACTGAGTCACACTGAACCTCCTATCTGTAAAGTAGCCGCATGTCAGAAATTCCAAATTATGGCAAAATTACAATTGCTACTAATATTATAATTAGAAATAgacacaggacacacacacaccccggATCAAATACATGAACTCTGAACCCACAGCAGTATGCAGGTGGTTTTTCCTCCTTACTGAGATCTTActtttttgtgcagtataaagtcctgcacctctatcgAAGCAGCAGAGCCATAGCAAGAAGTCgagaaaacattttcttatGGCAAAGTTAGAATAgcacaaatcagaaaaaaagaaagttgaattAGTTTGATTATTTATCtggcaaaaatagaaaaatcctGGAATGACCATGTGCAGCATTTTTCGGTTCTGGTAAGGTACTAACAAAATGTTGGTTACAGGTATGGCTCTTCAGTTGGACCAAGGGATCtctaatattttacaaaaaaaaatattcacaagatcTTCtgcatgctttattttttttgcaaatttttaaatgagacgtagagtaaaatgattttgataaaatatccgagttttaagcttagatttgttaCACACATACATGATTAGTTCATTGACTGTTGGAACTTTGGAAATCTGattattcattctgtttttacactttgtagctgtgataaatgctgtcattttctttgttgcCTTTTAAACCCACCGCCTGGTTTTGGGGATTAGATGTATGAATCAGGACCGGACACAGCTGTTGTATAAGGTTAAAAATTATACTTTACTTTTGactaaaacatgaaatgaaattcCCACAAAGTGTGCTAGCTTCAGGCAGATCGAGGGATTTGAATGTCTCCAGAAATTCTGACTTTTGGCACATGTAGCAGTGCAAACTAGCAATTAAAGAGTATTCACCCTAGCTCAAATGTTGCCTAGAAGGACACTGTTGTCATGTATGTTCCTCAAAAGAGTCCAAACTTGGCAGAATTTTCCAGACTTGTTTTGTAAATAATTCAACTTCTATAACATATAACATTTTTGCTACCAGAGTGAGCCacattttcaaccaaaaatgtCTGAGGAGTTCATATACActcaaaagtgttttttttttttttttttttttttttttttaacaagtgtaACTTAAACAGAAGTCAGAAGTGTTGTGTAGGTGCACTACCAAGCTGGCAGCCAGTGTCACGTAAACAAAGTGAAGTCAAAATGAAATACTGTCGGGAACATGCCTGTCAGTGCAACAGCACAGCCTCCTTGAGATGCCcttcatttttatgtctttttgatTTAAACTTAAAGGTCTATGGCACCAGTGCTGTCTGTCTTTGGTTCCATTGGCACTGCTTGTTAGTGGGATCAGTCcgttgtttttttatataggATTTGTTGGGACTAACTTAAATCCTTTAATAACATCATGCTTACAAATCACATTAACTCCACTGCTTGTGTATGTCCTTTCCCCAGAGAGATGTGGTGGGTGCTGTGGGTGCTCGCCGTCCTGCTGGCTCTCTTCTGCTGTCTAGATGTGTGGTACTTCCTGCGGGCTGCCGTGGTGATCCTGCGGGCCTGGTTTCAGCCTCCAGTGTGGGACATTACAGCAGAGCAGATCCTATCGGGTCGGGTCACGTCCCATGACATCGACATGTGCCACATGAACAATGCCCGGTACCTCAGAGAGTGTGACTTCGCCCGCTTCTCTCTCTACACCCGTAACGGCGTGTTCAAGGCACTGCGAGCCCTCGGAGCATCAATGGTGGTCGGGGCCACCACCATTCGCTACCGGAGGGCTCTGTGTATAGGGGAGGGCTACGAGCTGCGGAGTCGGATCGTCACGTGGGATGACAAAGCCTTTTTCCTGGAGCAGAGATTTGTTTCAACAAAAGACGGGTTGGTGTGTGCTGTCATGTACTGCAAGCAGAGTGTGATACGCAGCAGCCCGGACAAGATCATGCAGCACCTGTGCAAAAGAAAGGTAAGGAAGGAGGGAATTTTAACACAAATGCAAATTGTACATTGGTAGAAATAGATTCTGTGACAACTGAAGGACATTGGACTTGTGGTTTCCTCCCTGCAGGTGGAGTGCCCTGAGTTTCCAGAGGACCTTCAGCACTGGGTCAACTTCATCTCTGCCAGCAGCCAGGCTCTCAGAGCCGAGAGTGGTCTGGAGGAGAAGAATAAATAAGATGCTGCACGGGCAGATATCAAGACTGGCTTTTTGTAAGACAGGCAGTTAACCAGCCCAGGATGCAAAGTGTTCTGAGAGAGACGTTTAACTTCTCATCACAGTTACTTGACTTAAACACACTTGTGCCTACACTTTATAAAACAAGTTTTACTTTGACCTCAATATATACAGAAACACTGGAATAACAGTGCACTGCACTGCTTTGAGAGGTAAATCATTGGTACTTATTCAGTAATGGAAACATAATGTGATTGTATAAAGTGTAATATGTTGTTCTATGGCAGCAATAAAACTAATGCAGGAGTATAGTTTGGAGTTTTTACTGTAACCACctgtaaaatcataaaaaaaaaatataaacaaaaaataaaaacaacaggttagatattagaaaaagaaagaaacagttgCCAAGAAATAGAAGACTTTCAACAATTAGAGATTACAACAAGTATTTGCACAGTATGCACTAAAAGTCAATCACTTACTGTCAGATCCATAAATATTTTGACGTTGACACAATTTCTAGCATTTGGGCTCTGCTCCACCACGATGgatttgaaattaaacaaagtgtgctttaagtgcagactttcagctttaatttgaggttATTTGCATCCAAATCAAGTGAACAATGTAAGACTTactacacattttatatgtgtagTATATGTTTGTCCAACTACTTTTTTTACCAAAAGTAGTTGGACAAACGAACATAATCATTAAACAAATcgtcattttaaatatttggttgtaaatcctttgcagtcaatgacagcctgaagtctggaacctgatgctgggtttggtccctggtgatgctctgtcaggcctctactgctgctgtcttcacttcctgcttgttcttggaacattttcctttcagttttgtctttggCAAGTGAAATGCATCCTGACTTGTATTCAGGTCAGGTGATAGATTTGGTAATGGCAGAACATTCCTCCTCTTTCACTTAAAAGCTCTTTGGTTGCTTTCACAGTATGCTTCGGGTCATTGTCCATCTGCACCATGAAGCACCATCCAATGAGTTCTGAAGCATCTGGCTGAATATACGCAGATAATATTATccaaaacacttcagaattcatcctgctgcttttgtcagcagtCACATCATTAATAAATAGAAGAGAAACAGTTCCATTGGCAGTCATACATGCTCACACCATTCCACTaccatcaccatgcttcactgatgaacTGGTTTGCTTTGGATCTTGAGCAGTTCCTTCCCTTCTCCagactcttctcttcccatCATTCTGCTAGAAGTTGATCTTTGACTCATCTGTTCATAGGATGTTGTTCCAGAGCTGCACAGgctcttttagatgttttttttggcaaactccaatctggccttcctgtttttgaggctcACCAAAGGTTTACACCTTGTGGTGATCCCTCTGTTTTCACTCTGGTGAAGTCTTCCTTAATTGTTGACTTTTACCTCCTGGAGAGTGTTCTTGATCTGGCCCACTATGGACAGGATTCTTCTGTCATCCACCAcacttgttttttgtggtcTTCCAGGTCTTTTAGCGTTGCTGAGCTCAGCAGTGcgttctttctttttaagaatgtaCCAAACAGTTGATTTAGCCACGCCAAAGTTTTTGCCAtctctctgatgggtttgtttagattttttagcCTATTGATGGCTTGCTTCACTGTTTATAAcagctctttggacttcatattAAGAGTTGACCTCACCAGATTCCAAATGCAAATACCACACCTGACATGAACTCCagaccttttatctgctccttgtaaatgaaataatgagggaataacacacacctggtcatggaacagctgagcacCCAATTGTCCAGTTACTTTaggtcccttaaaaaggtggagggcacatataaaatgtgcgGTAATTCCTCCACTGTTCACCTGATTTTGATGTAAATATCCTTAagttaaagctgaaagtctgcacttaaagcacatcttgattgtttcattttaaatccattgtggtggtgtacagagtcCAAATGCTGACAATTGTGTCAGTGTCTAGACATTTATGGACCTCATTGTACCTTGTCTTTCTGTAAATAGTGTAAATGAAGGAGCCACCAGTGGACAGAATATCGTTGGTGACGAGTCAAAGTAATTTAAACTTTtcctcaagtaaaagtaaaaacgCAGCAACGTAGAagtactccattacaagtaaaagtcaaGACTTCACAATCTTGTGTACATAAAAGTATAGAAGTATGATCAACAAAATGTATCATacattgtcacatttttaattgtcACAAATGCACTTTAAGGGTTatagtttttaatgtaaaatcttGCTTCAAAAAAGGTTGTTTAGTAAATGTAGCAAAgacaaatatataatatttcatGTTGAAAAGGTAGATTC is from Amphiprion ocellaris isolate individual 3 ecotype Okinawa chromosome 10, ASM2253959v1, whole genome shotgun sequence and encodes:
- the them6 gene encoding protein THEM6-like produces the protein MWWVLWVLAVLLALFCCLDVWYFLRAAVVILRAWFQPPVWDITAEQILSGRVTSHDIDMCHMNNARYLRECDFARFSLYTRNGVFKALRALGASMVVGATTIRYRRALCIGEGYELRSRIVTWDDKAFFLEQRFVSTKDGLVCAVMYCKQSVIRSSPDKIMQHLCKRKVECPEFPEDLQHWVNFISASSQALRAESGLEEKNK